The DNA region TCTCTGTCAAAAGAgaatcattaaagatgctccaccgctgacagagcataaacgatgctcatcacttgaacaataattggttttaaatcgtgtatatatatatatgtctatatttaacacaacaaataatataaaataatttattttgcttttgttgcatGCAcattcagtatttcattccatataggacataggcCTAGTGTCATGAatttttttctggatgcaatCGAAAAAAtcgtaattatttttaatgtttttatcttgaagtaaaattagaagatcaaacttttcaatggtggcagTGGTgcaaaataagtaacttttgtaactgaagaaaaatactcaatCGTCAGCTCCtagtttttgatagagaaacaatatcatttgtcagcagtggagcatctttaatatcacAAAGTTAAAGAGCATGCCCAATGTCTTTTTATGATTCAAGATTAAGTAAAATATCTTAATGTAAATCAGGAAAAGCAGGAAATAAGTATTGCACATTATTAATGTATACTTCaaagttaaaaatgaaaacatcattGCACTTAACAAACAAATCTTCATGAACAGAAACTCAGTAAAATGGTACAACCTCCTCTAAAAATAATGGGAATGCTTACtgttaaaacaagaaataaaaaatattcagaaaattGCACTTCAAAAACAATCTATTACATAGTATGACTGTAAAATAAAGCATTTCTGCCAACACAATGTCAATACCTTTAGATTCAGcagttatattgtatatgtggtCAAACTTGATAAAAGTCTATATATAGATTAAAGCCACTGGTCAGCATAGATTAGTACAAGACACTGGACATTGAGGCAACTTCTATTCAGCAGAGTACAGGCTAGCCATGAGCCATGATATATGTTTCAGCCTTAACCCCATCACCGGTCAGTGGTAATGACCAGACGAGCGCGGAGTACAAGAAGATTTCTCAGGAGCATCAGCCAGTAGGGAGGTCTCTATAGCCTTGGTCAGACCTGGCAGCTTTGCAACTCCTTCCAATAGCTCCTCGGCACCATTTCTGGTGACAGAGATAGAATTGTTATGACACAAGGAGtctaaataaaacaagaggcccaagagccttaacggtcatctgactacttTGGCAATAGTCATAAAggtaattaattagatatggtgtcatggaaGCCATCTTTGGGATCAAcgagagatgtaacaacactttgtcaagatcatatctgacaggatcatttcaggcaggttttagccaaatcgcactggtacaacttgagaagttcaaaatgtgttttcccgaTGGCGGCtgaggcggccatcttggaattcagATTGACCCTAATAATAACAACGCTTTTtcaggaccatctcaggatcattttagGCAAGTTTGAGTCAAATATCACCGGTATAACTGTAGAACAagtttcaaaatgtattttcaagataaGCGGCTGTGCAATACTTTGTCAGgaacatgtcaggatcatttcatgcaagttttagtTAAATCGCACTACATGAActagagaagaagttcaaaaatgtgttttcaagatgactgctgtggcggtcatcttggatttcggatcgacccgaaaaataataaggacatagtcattcagatccactgccaatggagatatcaaagctgaagtaagtttgattgtggagacttatgtgtatgaaaaaaacccaggaaaaaggaagttgagctaaagaaagatggaaaataattcaagtagagcggggctgcaattgttgaatcaggtatacagccttgacatttatattagactatatacacaaagatgggtggagttttgcaaagtaacatttaccatttaccatgatatttacagcaatgtttccatggtaatggaaaaactgcaaaaaatgaaaccctaaaaatagcaaaaggtactactagaccatacaagagatcccagagggttCTTGGCGCCGACCAAAGAATGATCTgggtctgacaatggaaagagggatcttttccctgcttttcaaactttttcaaacacactatatataaaatttgagacagatcgctatagtactttctaagaaatagcgataacaaacttcaactatcaaaatccaagatggccacctgttggccatcttgttcaccgatcggtcccaaaatgcaatatgcacaacaaggttcctaggggaacctgtatatgaaatttgagaaagatcacttcagtactttttgagaaatagcggtaacaaacttcagctatcaaaatccaagacggccgcctgtcggccatcttgttcaccgattggtcccaaaatgcaatatgcacaacaagggtcctagggaaacctgtatatgaaatttgagaaagatccctttagcactttttgagaaatagcggtaacaaacttcaactatcaaaatccaagatggccgcctgtcggccatcttgttcaccgatcggtcccaaaatgcaatatgcacaactagggtcctaggggaacctgtataggAAATTTgtgaaagatcccttcagcactttttgagaaatagcggtaacaaacttcaactatcaaaatccaagatggccgcctgtcgaccatcttgttcaccgattggtcccaaaatgcaatatgcacaactagggtcctaggggaacctgtatatggaatttgagagaaatcccttcagcactttttgagaaatagcggtaacaaacttcaactatcaaaatccaagatggccgcctgtcggccatcttgttcaccgatcggtcccaaaatgcaatatgcacaactagggtcctaggggaacctgtataggaaattttagaaagatcccttcagcactttttgagaaatagcggtaacaaacttcaactatcaaaatccaagatggccgcctgtcgaccatcttgttcaccgattggtcccaaaatgcaatatgcacaactagggtcctaggggaacctgtatatggaatttgagagaaatcccttctgcactttttgagaaatagcggtaacaaacttcaactatcaaaatccaagatggccgactgtcggccatcttgttgaccgatcggtcccaaaatgcaatatgcacaactagggtcctaggggaacctacatatgaaatttgagaaagatcctttcagcactttctgaggaatagcggtaacaagaattgttaacggacggacggaaggacggaaggacagacggacgatggaccacggacaaaaggcgatttgaatagcccaccatctgatgatggtgggctaaaaaagaatgtgtctatgaagtttcgtggaaatatctctgctggttttagagttatgctctggaaatgaacctgctacaaaaatatgatattttcagcaatgtttctatggttacagaaaaaagcacaaaaagtgaaaacctaaaaatagcaaaaggcactactagaccataagaacaatgtgtctatgaagtttcgtggaaatatctcttctggttttacagatatgctccggaaacaaacctggtacaaaatatgatattttcagcaatgtttccatggttacggaaaaaatgcaaaaaataaaaacctaaaaACATTTGTTTAGGGGCACAATTACTTATATCCACACAATCACTTGTATTCACACAATCACTTGTATTCACACAATCAATAATTGATACTAAAGTAAAGGTTCATGGTTGCTTTTGGATTTCGGTGGTACTATGTAAATAAAGGGCGATAATTCCAttaagggagacaactttaTCATCTAAAGGAGATAACTTAATCAATGAAGACATCTCATACCTGGTAAGTTCTTCTGTTGTAGTTTTTGGTCGATGAGATAACAAATGCAGAGTGGCCCTTATACCATGCATTCTTGAAACATGATCACTGGATTTGAGACATTTAAACACAATAACAGTTAGGTACTTcatctgcaaaaaaaaaagagagagaaagtTTGAAGTAAATTTCTCATcttatattccgtctttgcatattacagagttatctgctcttgcgggtaggtattcattAGGACGTCATCATTTTGAGAGCAAATTTCATGTCGTTTTATCTCTAACGCTACAGAACTTAGATGTTCTGTTGCAATATAAATACTTGGTATGCATATAGAAATAGAATGACCAAATTTATctttatgtaaaaatatcaaattaaatctagagtactgtaaaccaactctCTTTGTGGATGTTTATCTCTGCTACTTGATATAAACATCACATCAATTATTCAATCAAGCGAGGTATTACcatgaaatgtttataaatctGTGAACACTAATCTTCGTAAACTTGTATCAAATGGCAATCGTGAAATTTATTAGACGCGAAATacagttggtttacagttaagTATTTATAAAAACTATTGAATCTAGATTCTTATATAACCTATCTGCCCTGatactacatataaataatattaagtTAGAAGTCCATCTGAAGCTTTTTTTAGATGATATTTCAATAGTATTTCTgttagttttataaaaaaaacactccCTAAATGAAGTAAAATATATTACCAATCTATCCGTGTTCTGTTCTAATTTAGCAAAGTTTGCAATGCCTCTAGCTAACTGTATAACAAGTTCCTTGTTTTTGACGCCAGATTTCAGCACTTCACACATACACTCCATAAGTTCCTGTAGGCCTCCCTGAGTAAAATCATCAATGATAGAATTATTATAAATGTCAATAGCAATAAAATAGTGTCATTGAATAAGGCACTTAATATTCAGTTCGTGCAACAAAAACACCAACATGACATAAGCTGACATTGAACAGTAACTTACTCATCTGTACTATGAGATGCCactatatgtaacattttattcatattactgaacaaaaacaaactAGAACTGTAAGCCAATGGCTACCCCTTATCTGCAACCATTACAACCAAATAACATACTTTTGAAAGTAGGACCATTAAATTTGCCATCCCTGAAACATGCTCACCaatgatttataaacaaattttgtttatgttCATTATGACATTTCATTTGGTATCCATGGCAACTAAATGACATTGGATGTTTACTATTGTATAATTTGCCATCCTTTGATCAAAACTTCTATATAGAGTACACAATCTAAATTGGATGGTAACAGTTATTGGAACATGTGATGTGtcaaattatacaatacaaatgtacatcaattcccttagttttaataaaattgatacaaatgctAAAGAAAGCGATTTcacacagaaaaataataaaacctgACTAATGTGTAAAGTAACCAGGTTACCAtggtaaaaatataaaacatctcAACCTTACTTAAATTTACAtcaatttttaaattcatttgtGTCTAGTAGGTGTCAGCAAAGAATAGAAAGCAAACATTTTTAACTCGGTGCCGTTCTTCGTCTAAGACtgtttattttgatttctatatctgtttcAATTTCATACTCCTCATAAACAGTGTTTGAAATTAAAGCCTGTCCGTCTGCCCATGACCGACAACTTAATAGTAGGACAGGCAATGTTTGCCATGCAACTGGTCCTTTGACCGGCAACTTTAGGTCGAGTTCTGATAGACTACTTAagatatacaaaaacaaaaatagcagTAGCATTCCAATGTAGAAAGGTTGAAGATCAAATTGTACAAGACAGATTTTcgtaatattctggttttcagTCAACTTTGTTGAGAGCGGACCATACTAAAACAGATAAATTTTGTATGTGGATATTTTTGTTAGCAAAATTATTAATTTGCTAGTATATAAACTACAAGAAtgaattgtaattttgtaaggaccagtaactttcagtcaggaccagtaacttttagggtcagTCGGTCCTTAAGACCAGCTGTAAAATGTCTTTAAGGGAGAACACTGCTCATAAAACCTACCTGGTCTTCTGCACTTGTTGCTAGGTTACCAATGATACAAGCACAATTCACCAAAACCTGATCATTATGGGGTTGACTCTTCATAACCTTCATTAAACTTCGTCCTGAGGTGAAATCCTCCTGTTCAATCAAagttgatataaacttttattGCAAATGTCACCTCAATACATGGCAAAACATTGTAAAAGATTGATACATaaagaacaaaatattttggaagCTGGGTCCAGTTTCAccaacattccttaactttaaggaatatCCTTAACTTGAAGTATTCCATAGTAAAGCATTAAAGATGTTAGGAAAACTCCTTTAAcatttaacttctgtaatgctttcctatggagaatttcaAGTTAAGCAATattgatgaaactgggcccatGTGATTATGTTCTTTAGTTTGAGTAAGAGTTGGAGTCATTAAAAACATGTCAGGTTTTTAGAAAATTTGGAAGTACAATGTTAAGTTGGAGTATCCAATAGGCTgacatcatgtatatatacctgtgaATAAGGATTTGTTTAGTAGCTTCAACGTTTTAATCATCAATGTACAAATTTGGCATTTATtgtgtgtacatgtaatattgtatcataaatattttatatgagcACCTTCAATatgttgatatacatatataagtttTGATAACAAGAAGAATCTTGAAAGATTTTAGATTTCTTTAATTATGTTAAGTCAGTATGTTAAGTAACCTGTATGATCCTATGCATGTGGAAGTTTGACCCAAGAGAGAGAAATGCCAGAACCTTCAGTGATACCTCCTGCATCtgttaaaaaatatgacagaGATGTCAGTGAATTCATCCTTAAAATGTTAGCATACACCTAGACAAATGACCTTCACTTTACACCAgtttaagtatatataattgtagAACTCAATTtataaatagacatatacttaaaGCAGGTAAATGATAAAGAGAATGGTCAGAAGAAGATATTTACCGGTATTATGGCTACTAGCaattcatgtttgaagaaataacaaaacttgttttttttttaatttagtatATTTGTATGTGAGAAAAACTGTTGAACTCTCCGACTGGTAAAGACACATGTCCTTGAAGGATTCTAGGCTTCAGTTTCATTGAAGTTAACTCACCTGTTCATCGCTGGAGGCTGTGAGACAGAGAATATTGTATAGGACTTTGTGTTCACTCTCCACGATACTTGAGTGAGTATTCTGGTTCTCAGCTATCATACCCAGTGTACTGACTGCTAGAAGTGCCACAGTGTATTTGTTATCAGGGCCGCACAACTTCAACACTGGGTCTAAAACTCCATCTTTAACAActgtataaatcattaaatacTCAGTAACAGTGCATTGGTATAATGTGTCCAGGTTTActcatattattatatataaccattatataatatatttgtcaTTGACGACATTATTCTGTTTATCAAGTTATAGACTGAAAAATAGCAGTTTAATGAACACAAATCTTCGGCTctcaggccccgatttctcgaaacaaaattAACAACTTACCAGTAAGtcaaaacttaaagatgctccaccgctgacaaatggtattttttcactatcaaaaacaggagcagacgattttgtattttttcttcagttacaaaagttacttactctacaccattaccaccattgaaaagtttgaacttctaattttacttcaagttaaaaatattgaaaataattaattgcatcccgaaaaaattccgtgccagTCTAtttcttatatagaatgaagtattgattgtgcatgcaccaaaggcaaaataaattatttaatgttattttttgtgttaattagcatatatatacacaattaaacaccaattattattcaaatgatgaatatcatgtatgctctgtcggcggtggagcatctctaaGTTATTTCTATTATGCAATCTATgttaataattttgtcttaatttcatttttgacttaagtttgtttcgagaaattggggcCGGAAGACAAAAAAAATTTACGGCGATTTAAAGAAAGAAGTTTTGAAACAGGTCAGGATGGAGTCAGTGTGTACTAAcacaaaatgttttgttgttattttctgAGTTAAGTTTAAGAATTGAACTACTAGTATTATATTTTCTACCTTTCTATAGAGATATGGTCTTACCTCTGGCTCTCAGCTCTGGTGATTTACAGAATATCATGAGGGCACTAATACCGTCTTGTTTCATCTGGTCATCATCGCTGTTTGGCCTCATCAGTATACTGGAAATAAGGGGATATAACTGCATTTAAATACTACTTAAGTCAATTATGCTACAAAAACACAGCTCAAATTAAACCAAGTTTTCCTATTTGGTTCCATATTTTAAATGGTTATCATTAAAAGCAAACAAAGCACATAAGTGATTGGTTTCTGTGCATCGACAAACAAAAAGTTGCCTTGGCATAAAGATAACCCTGGTGTAAACAATTCTCAACTTCCAACATTAATATTGAggtaataaatgaataaaatgacaATGTGATTCAGATGCATGcctaaaaataataaaagtttcCGACCACTCTTCCTTTTAAACAAATGTTTCAACCAGATTTTCCATCTGGGATAAAATCTCACAAGAAATAGAACTAACCTGCGAATCGCGCAGACGACACCGATTTCTACCAGTATGGTGTGTAGCGGGTGATGCATGGCCAACTGATGGAGCCCGCTCATCACACATTTCTGTAAAAATAGGGTAGAgcaattatacaatatatctcaTAGCACATTGATGTAAACACAAGGGTCACAGTGAAGCAATAAAAAGATATAACTCATAGAACATTTATACAGTCATCACAATCAACAATGGATCAATTCAACAATGAGGATGACTTTAgattcttaaaaataaataatcgcaccaaaattactttaattaaacaaaatatacaaaaacaatatgtttttttGTCAAATCCTGATTCCTACTAAAATCAGCACTATCCTGTGAAACCTTTAAGCCACTGTTAGATCACATGCAGTTCCTATCCATGTTATCCTACacttgaaaacaaatataagcAATAACATTAAACTGCCGTAAGTAATACAAACTTTACCATATATAGAGCACATGGTACCTACCGCAAGTGCATCATTTTCAATTCTTGCTAATGCCACCATAGTCTGCAAACCTCCAAGCTCTACAACCTTATAAAGAGAAAATGCATACCCAAATATCTCAATAATAATCAGCAGCATATATCCTTTTTTGGTAGGAAATCCCAGGTTTATACTTTCAAGACTGGTTTATTTTCAACCCTGTCTTATTTTTGAAGTCATTTATCCTGTAAGGTATGATAGGCTTGCTTTCGAATAttcaaactaaaacaaaataaagaaataaataaactaCCTGTAAGTAAATGGAcaaatttgataattaatacaaatatgcacttatctatacatatgtatgtatctTATATGTAACATCACCACTACAGAACgttataataatttttattgacCACACATCAGGAAAAGTTGTCTTAGTTTTAGATAATTTCCTTAAAAGGAATCCAAGGCTTACTTTCAAGTACGGCCTATTTTCAAAGTCCGCATATTTTTAAGATACAATATTAGTCTGTAAGAAATCCAAGACTTACTTTCAAGACCGTCTTATTTTCGATTCAGGCTTATTATCAAGATTTTAGGATATTATATTCGTGAACTGAGGTTTATTTTTATAGAGCTTTCAATGGTGAAGTAATAATGTGTTGAAAATGAAGAAGTTTTGATTTCAAGTTTGACTTGCATTATTAAGGATTATAGAGATGATTTCACAAGGTTCTATATATGCCAGTAAGTAGCTTAACTGTTGATTAAATAAAACATCTAACTTACCCTGCATAAGCCATGAGGTTCTATCAGCTGATTAACTAATCCTTGGGCAGCTTTCATCTGTTGTTGCTGAAGAGGAAGTGGCAATGACAGGATGTTAAATTACTAGATAATGGATATAGAAACGATATTACTGGATATAGACAAAATTATCAAAGTTTCAACAGGACACATTTCAAATGAAGACAAAATGAAATcagcaaaaattaaaaacacaaattaaTAAACTCATTTTTGCTATCAGATATTCTTTTCTCAAAGAATACTGATAGTAAACTGTTTTCACAACCTTGAGGCTGAACCTACCAATGCTGAGGATCGAGATTTGGTTACAAGGTTAGCGACTGGAAGACAAGAATCACAAACTCTTTCTGGCTGGGAAACACCTAATTGGGGAAGCATCACCTGACAACAGAAAACTTAAAAGTACAATTTTGCAGGAGACATGAACTTACTTACAAACTTGTGTTATGAGTGCATATAAATTAGATATTTGCAAGAATCTTTTCGCCTAGTAGCTTTCTGTTGTTTAAAAAACTATAATTGGTAAAAAAGTTTCTACATTATAAAGCATCAAACATTCTGGATATAGAGTGcaactacaataaaacaatcgAGATTTcttttgtaataataaaaaatagcCTTGACCTTGATCCAAAACTCAAGATCAAAGCCTAAGCCTCCTATACATCTCCCTAACTATTTATGGTTCTATAGTAACGGACTATAACAAAGTCATTGTATGAAGGATCATAGGGTTAACTTTTTCAATCAAAAAATGGAAATCAAAGTTGAAACAAGTCAGCGAATGATGCAACCAATGCCACTTAAGCCTTCAATAGCTAGACTCTACAATATATTGAATTCTTTCCGGTTTCTGCTAATATATTTTGGAACCTGGGGAATAGAGTATATTCATCAATCAAATTACTGGCTAGAAATTTAAAATGCGTACAGCATTAAATTAAAAAACCATCACAGTAGGTCTTACCTTCTCACTACAACACTTTCCACACATGACCCGTCCACATTGACGACAGTGATGTTTACGCCGGAGCTGGTTAAACTTATTGTTGCACAGGACACAAAATGAAACGGCATCATCAGCTACCCAGCTACAAAGACACGTTAAGGTCTCACAAATCTGAGATTATGTAAATCCAAACcatgagaaataaaatataaagaagAGAACCAACGCTCATCTTGTTTCAAATAGTGGTACACTTCATGGATAGATACCTTGCTGTATTCAGTAGAGCTCATTCCTATGTTGAAAACATTATATCAAGAAATAAAGGCTCCCCAACATCCAAGAAGTGTTCTTTTTCCTTTATTGTGGGATGATGGCCTCCTAGGGATCGAAACATGTCGGCGACATTGATATCCTGATCACAATAATAAAGGggaggaaaaaaaaaacacttcttGGATGTTGAGGAGCCTTTATTTTATTATTGGAGTAGTTCATATCTATACTTTGTCTCATCTGCTCAGGAAAAACATGTCAAATGTGACCTAGCTGAAGTCACAGCCATTgggtatttagcacgctggtaaTTAAATCAAAGACCCACTACCGTGTATATTAGTGTTGGGAATTGGTTGTAAATCATAATCAATGATCGGTTTAGGACAACCTACATAATGTACTAATTATCAATTTCAGAACCGGATACCATTTACATAAAACTCtaccatatttatatatataacctttTAGTTTTTCTGAAGAACATTAGAAAGATATCCGATGAACCAACAGTATAAAGaagtaattattttgtaaattcaaATTATTGTATCTACATGTCTATGGCATTTTGAAATGTGGTTTTGCACATATATATTGCATTAAGCACAAGTTACAATGTATCTCCCattttaataattgattattACCTCTCATAATCAATGGCCTTTGGCAAAATCATAATCATTATTGATTAAAATCAAGAATAGATCCAACACTAGTGTATAATATACtattatatacctggtatttatgttttcattgcAGTACCACAATGTAATGTTACCAACTGAAGTTGGCATTCATTAGTCTATAAACTACCATCCGCTTCTTGATTATGACGTAAttattagtccgctaaacctgcccatattataagtttttttttttaattccatatatatatttggcaaaattaaaaaaaaatctaataatataagcaggtttagcagactacGTCATTAtcactgtgacgtcacaattgtcacttcagttcattataaatttgccactgtccagttggcattcatactcccatAATTGCCAACTGAATGCATTCAATGCTTAGATATCTACCGGTAGATATAATTAATTAGTCTTTATTGGGTCTTTGGCTTATCAGcgtggtaaatatatatatggcgCAGTCAGAAATGGCCTTTCAACGTTATAATATAGCAcatgaagaaaatgaaaatatgcatGAGTGcaaacaaaaatgttaatgatattaacacaGTACAGCAATACCAATATTTATACCTTGGCTTGACAAGGGTGAAATTAGGGGAGTTGAAAACATCGATAAGTCCGTCGGTTCTTGCTGGGTAGACGTCCACTCCTTCTAATTTGATCACACGTGGGTATGTCCCCATCACGTAGATCTCTGGTGTTGTAAATCAGTCGTGTTACGCAAATCCCATAGGTCTAGTTTCCTCTAAATCCTAGAGTATCGATATTTCTAGAATGCGCCAAGGTTACTTCGTCTTCAGCCGCAAGTCGATCATTTCTTAGGCTAAAGTCTTAGTGACCTGTGGTAGCCCCGCCTCCTTTCGATTTGAAATCGAGGCGGTAATAAACAGGCCTCGTTTCGAAACCGAAAGTAGAAATTGGTCTTCAGCGTTAGTTTCCTTAATTTATGTCTCGCTTTTTACTGGTTCGATTCAATCATTTAGTTGATCTTATTGTTTATTATCAATGCACACCAATTAAACATATCTTATTAACGTTTTCGTAATTTTCTCTGATTCAATCTCCTGTTTTCACGGAAGCTACCGATATGTGACGAGTGCTCACGGACCAGAAATCATCGATTGTTTACAAACATGGAAGCAAGAGTGCTCGTTGCACTTTGCTTActgtgtgtgtttacttccattTCCGCAACTAAATATGAAGCCAACTGGGATTCAATAGACTCAAGGCCTTTACCGAGCTGGTTTGATGAAGCGAAAGTAGGAATTTTCTTGCACTGGGGAGTTTTCTCGGTGCCAGCGACTGCTGAATCCCCATGGTTCTGGTACTGGTGGAAAACCAACACACCTTTGTTTGTAAAATTCATGAAAGATTTCTACCCTCCAAACTTCACTTATGCTGATTTTGCTCCTCAATTCCATGCTGCCTTTTACAACCCTGACCAGTGGGCAGACATTTTTGAAGCAGCTGGAGCAaggtacaaaaatgtatttaaaaagcAATTAATAATTTGACTACCCTGCCCGttaaatgacattttgttgGGGGCGTATTGTCCCACCCCATCTGAAGTATAAGTAATTATAAGTATACTTAATTTATGAACGCAGGCAAAACCATTgtcattttaaatattgatgTGAATTGCATGATAACTTAATATTCACTCCTTCTCTGTTCTTGTTCAGTTCTActgtgtgaaaaa from Argopecten irradians isolate NY chromosome 5, Ai_NY, whole genome shotgun sequence includes:
- the LOC138323144 gene encoding uncharacterized protein, encoding MGTYPRVIKLEGVDVYPARTDGLIDVFNSPNFTLVKPSWVADDAVSFCVLCNNKFNQLRRKHHCRQCGRVMCGKCCSEKVMLPQLGVSQPERVCDSCLPVANLVTKSRSSALQQQMKAAQGLVNQLIEPHGLCRVVELGGLQTMVALARIENDALAKCVMSGLHQLAMHHPLHTILVEIGVVCAIRSILMRPNSDDDQMKQDGISALMIFCKSPELRARVVKDGVLDPVLKLCGPDNKYTVALLAVSTLGMIAENQNTHSSIVESEHKVLYNILCLTASSDEQMQEVSLKVLAFLSLGSNFHMHRIIQEDFTSGRSLMKVMKSQPHNDQVLVNCACIIGNLATSAEDQGGLQELMECMCEVLKSGVKNKELVIQLARGIANFAKLEQNTDRLMKYLTVIVFKCLKSSDHVSRMHGIRATLHLLSHRPKTTTEELTRNGAEELLEGVAKLPGLTKAIETSLLADAPEKSSCTPRSSGHYH